One segment of Shewanella piezotolerans WP3 DNA contains the following:
- a CDS encoding isocitrate dehydrogenase, whose protein sequence is MTKRTITVIPGDGIGPSIIDSALKILDKAGCNFDYEFADAGLVALEKHGELVPQRTLDLIEKNRITLKGPLTTPVGEGFTSINVSLRKQFSLYANVRPVLSFKGTQARYDNIDIITVRENTEGMYSGLGQTVSDDGATAEATSIITRQGAEQITTFAYELARKEGRKKVTIVHKANIMKSTSGLFLKVAREVSQRYPDIETEEMIVDATCMKLVMSPEIFDVIVTTNLFGDILSDLCAGLVGGLGMAPGANIGSDAAIFEAVHGSAPDIAGKNLANPTSVVLASIQMLEYLGMSDKAELIRNAITAVIEEGDRTTRDLGGTHGTTDFTQAVIERLS, encoded by the coding sequence ATGACAAAAAGAACTATAACCGTCATCCCAGGTGATGGGATTGGCCCAAGCATTATCGATTCAGCACTAAAAATTCTTGATAAAGCGGGTTGTAATTTTGACTATGAATTTGCAGACGCAGGTCTTGTTGCTCTCGAGAAGCACGGTGAACTAGTGCCTCAACGCACGCTTGATTTAATTGAAAAAAACCGTATTACGCTTAAAGGCCCTTTAACGACTCCTGTCGGTGAAGGTTTTACCTCTATTAACGTAAGCCTACGTAAGCAATTTAGCCTTTACGCTAACGTGCGCCCAGTATTATCTTTTAAAGGTACTCAAGCACGTTACGACAATATCGATATCATCACTGTTCGTGAAAATACCGAAGGCATGTATTCAGGCCTAGGCCAAACCGTATCAGATGATGGTGCAACCGCTGAAGCGACTAGTATTATTACTCGCCAAGGTGCTGAGCAAATTACGACTTTTGCTTACGAGCTAGCCCGTAAAGAGGGTCGTAAAAAGGTTACTATCGTCCATAAAGCTAATATTATGAAGTCAACTTCTGGTCTGTTTTTAAAAGTCGCACGCGAAGTTAGCCAGCGCTACCCAGACATCGAAACAGAAGAGATGATTGTTGATGCAACATGTATGAAGTTAGTCATGAGTCCTGAAATCTTTGACGTGATTGTTACCACCAACTTATTTGGTGATATCTTGTCAGATCTTTGTGCCGGTCTTGTAGGTGGTCTTGGTATGGCACCAGGTGCAAACATTGGTAGCGATGCTGCAATTTTTGAAGCTGTACATGGCAGTGCGCCAGATATTGCAGGAAAGAATCTTGCGAACCCGACATCAGTAGTTCTAGCATCAATTCAAATGCTTGAATACCTAGGCATGAGCGACAAAGCAGAGCTTATTCGCAATGCAATCACAGCAGTGATTGAAGAAGGTGACCGTACAACTCGCGATCTGGGTGGTACTCACGGTACAACTGATTTCACACAAGCTGTTATTGAGCGTCTTTCGTAG
- a CDS encoding DUF423 domain-containing protein: MRSGFLLLAALSGFMAVALGAFGAHGLKNVASAEMIAIFNLGVEYQFYHTFALIVVAFAGHWLKSRLLDWAGYLFMLGIVLFSGSLYLYALLGTKWTGPVTPLGGVCFLLGWLFIAVAVWRNRVKELD, encoded by the coding sequence ATGCGTAGTGGTTTTTTATTATTGGCAGCGTTAAGTGGTTTTATGGCGGTAGCCCTTGGGGCATTTGGCGCGCACGGGCTTAAGAATGTTGCCTCTGCCGAGATGATAGCAATCTTCAATCTTGGAGTTGAGTATCAGTTTTATCATACCTTTGCATTGATTGTGGTAGCTTTCGCTGGCCATTGGCTTAAATCTCGTCTATTGGATTGGGCTGGTTATCTCTTTATGTTGGGTATTGTGCTGTTTTCAGGTTCGCTCTACTTATATGCGTTACTTGGCACTAAGTGGACAGGTCCCGTTACACCGCTGGGTGGTGTTTGTTTTCTTCTTGGTTGGTTGTTTATTGCTGTCGCAGTGTGGAGAAACCGAGTTAAAGAGCTCGATTAA
- a CDS encoding alpha/beta fold hydrolase: protein MSSLPDRLKQAYLDGAISTAVEQLSADELTYDASEYLLTPLAANDKQNCDTLIILAHGAGANMQHEFMAMLASGLAQANAQVVRFNFPYMRANAIDGKRRPPDRAPKLIADYALQLSILKQHFRPQRIFLVGKSMGGRMSAILAESLSVDGVVCLGYPFIPLKGGEPRLDPIEKCKAPLMVIQGERDKFGHKGLVETWPAMGKVKLHWLTDGDHSFKPRKSSGTTFEANLAKAISQIQTFIG from the coding sequence GTGAGCTCCTTACCGGATAGATTAAAGCAAGCTTACTTAGATGGGGCGATTTCAACTGCCGTGGAACAGCTAAGTGCCGATGAGCTGACCTATGATGCTAGCGAATACCTTTTAACGCCGCTAGCTGCTAATGATAAGCAAAACTGCGATACGCTAATTATTCTGGCTCATGGTGCGGGTGCAAATATGCAGCATGAGTTTATGGCGATGCTGGCTAGCGGCCTTGCTCAAGCAAATGCACAAGTTGTGCGCTTCAATTTTCCTTATATGCGTGCTAATGCTATCGATGGTAAACGACGTCCGCCAGATCGAGCGCCAAAATTGATTGCAGATTATGCCTTGCAATTAAGCATCTTAAAGCAGCATTTTAGGCCTCAAAGAATATTCTTAGTGGGTAAGTCGATGGGAGGACGTATGTCTGCCATTCTGGCTGAAAGCTTGTCAGTTGACGGTGTCGTGTGCCTTGGTTATCCCTTTATCCCGCTAAAAGGTGGTGAGCCTCGGCTTGACCCAATCGAGAAGTGCAAAGCACCGCTTATGGTTATTCAAGGCGAGCGCGATAAGTTTGGTCATAAAGGTTTAGTTGAAACCTGGCCAGCAATGGGAAAAGTTAAATTGCACTGGTTAACCGATGGCGATCATAGTTTTAAACCAAGAAAGTCGTCAGGTACCACGTTTGAGGCTAATCTAGCGAAAGCTATTTCACAGATCCAGACGTTTATAGGCTGA
- a CDS encoding transcriptional regulator GcvA: protein MARRLPPLNAVKAFEAAARHLSFTRAAEELFVTQAAVSHQIKALEEYLGLKLFRRKNRSLLLTEEGQSYFLDIKDIFTQLADATDRLLARSAIGSLTVATSPSFAIQWLVPRLAKFSEKNPDIDVRIKAVDDEDGSLTDDVDVAIYYGLGNWSGMRADKLRNEVLIPVCSPMLLSGPKPLEKPSDLKNHTLLHDSSRQDWQAWFRQCGITDINVNQGPIFSHSSLVLQAAAHGQGVALGYSVLARPDIKAGRLVCPFPEVLVSKNAYYLVCQQNHADIGKVAAFREWMLDMFEEETRSELLTG from the coding sequence ATGGCCAGACGACTACCCCCCCTTAATGCGGTGAAGGCATTTGAGGCTGCAGCAAGGCATTTGAGCTTTACACGGGCGGCGGAGGAACTGTTTGTGACTCAAGCGGCAGTGAGTCATCAAATTAAGGCGCTTGAAGAATATTTAGGGCTAAAGTTATTCAGGCGTAAAAACCGCTCTCTTTTATTAACAGAAGAGGGACAAAGTTACTTTCTTGATATCAAAGATATCTTTACACAACTTGCTGACGCGACCGATAGATTACTCGCAAGAAGTGCTATAGGCTCCTTAACTGTAGCGACTTCTCCGAGTTTTGCTATTCAGTGGTTAGTACCTCGGCTTGCCAAGTTTAGTGAAAAAAATCCAGATATTGATGTACGAATTAAAGCCGTGGATGATGAGGATGGTTCGTTGACGGATGACGTCGATGTTGCCATCTATTATGGCCTTGGAAACTGGAGTGGAATGCGAGCCGATAAACTGCGTAATGAAGTGCTTATTCCAGTTTGTTCACCGATGTTGTTAAGTGGTCCTAAGCCATTAGAGAAACCAAGTGATCTTAAAAATCACACTCTGTTACATGATTCTAGCCGTCAAGATTGGCAAGCTTGGTTTAGACAATGTGGGATTACGGATATTAATGTGAACCAAGGTCCCATATTTAGTCACTCCTCTTTAGTGTTACAAGCTGCTGCTCATGGACAAGGTGTAGCGCTAGGCTACAGTGTACTCGCTAGACCTGATATTAAAGCCGGTCGTTTGGTATGCCCATTTCCTGAGGTTCTAGTCAGTAAAAATGCATATTATTTAGTTTGCCAGCAAAATCATGCAGACATTGGTAAGGTTGCGGCCTTTAGAGAGTGGATGCTTGATATGTTTGAAGAGGAGACTCGTAGTGAGCTCCTTACCGGATAG
- the thiI gene encoding tRNA uracil 4-sulfurtransferase ThiI — protein sequence MKFIVKLFPEIMMKSKPVRMRFTKMLETNIRNVLKKVDESAKVQRQWDKIMVMVPDDRPDLIEAFGERLACIPGIAHVLQVNVSTFESVDDIYQQTLAVYKDQLAGKTFCVRVKRAGKHDFNSIEVERYVGGGLNQFTEAAGVRLKNPDMTVNLEIDNEQLYLVDKRIQGLGGFPMATQEDVLSLISGGFDSGVSSYQFIKRGSRTHYCFFNLGGDQHEIGVKQVAYHLWQKYGESHKVKFISVPFDPVVQEILERVDNGQMGVVLKRMMMRAAARVADKMGIQALVTGEAMGQVSSQTLTNLNVIDRCTEQLILRPLIAMDKQDIINISREIGTEDFAKSIPEYCGVISQKPTVKAVLSKVEAEEAKFSDDLIDRVIQDAVIIDIKEIATQMDTKITEAETVAAISADEVIIDVRAPEEEEKDPLEIEGIETKTIPFYKLATQFADLDKDKTYLLYCDRGVMSKLQALYLQEQGYSNVKVYRP from the coding sequence ATGAAATTTATCGTAAAACTGTTCCCTGAAATCATGATGAAAAGCAAGCCGGTAAGAATGCGCTTTACCAAAATGCTTGAAACCAATATTCGTAATGTACTTAAAAAAGTGGATGAGTCTGCAAAAGTACAACGTCAATGGGACAAAATCATGGTGATGGTGCCAGATGATAGACCTGATTTGATTGAAGCATTTGGCGAGCGCTTAGCTTGTATTCCCGGTATTGCCCATGTACTGCAAGTGAATGTAAGCACGTTTGAGTCTGTTGATGATATCTATCAGCAAACGTTAGCCGTGTATAAAGACCAGCTAGCTGGAAAGACATTTTGTGTGCGCGTTAAGCGTGCGGGTAAACATGACTTTAACTCGATTGAAGTTGAACGCTATGTTGGTGGTGGTCTAAACCAGTTTACTGAAGCTGCTGGCGTACGCCTGAAAAATCCTGACATGACGGTTAATCTAGAAATAGATAACGAACAGCTTTATCTCGTTGATAAACGTATTCAAGGTCTTGGTGGTTTCCCTATGGCGACCCAAGAGGACGTGTTATCGCTAATATCGGGTGGCTTTGACTCAGGTGTTTCTAGCTATCAGTTTATTAAGCGTGGTTCGCGTACTCACTACTGCTTTTTTAATTTAGGTGGCGATCAACACGAAATTGGTGTTAAGCAGGTTGCCTACCATTTATGGCAGAAATACGGTGAATCACACAAAGTTAAGTTTATCTCAGTACCATTTGATCCTGTTGTGCAAGAGATTCTAGAGCGAGTCGATAATGGACAGATGGGCGTTGTACTTAAACGTATGATGATGCGAGCAGCTGCACGCGTTGCTGACAAAATGGGGATCCAAGCTCTGGTCACCGGTGAAGCGATGGGGCAAGTCTCTAGCCAAACCTTGACTAACCTCAATGTCATTGACCGTTGTACAGAGCAGCTTATATTGCGGCCGTTAATTGCGATGGATAAGCAGGATATTATTAATATAAGCCGCGAGATTGGTACAGAGGACTTTGCTAAGTCGATCCCAGAGTACTGCGGCGTGATTTCACAGAAACCAACGGTGAAAGCGGTACTGTCAAAAGTAGAAGCAGAAGAAGCTAAATTCTCTGATGATCTCATTGATAGAGTGATTCAAGATGCTGTCATTATTGACATCAAAGAGATTGCAACTCAGATGGACACCAAAATTACTGAAGCTGAAACCGTTGCTGCAATCAGTGCAGATGAAGTGATTATTGATGTACGTGCGCCTGAAGAGGAAGAGAAAGATCCGCTAGAAATTGAAGGAATTGAAACCAAGACTATTCCATTCTATAAGTTAGCGACTCAATTTGCAGATTTGGACAAAGATAAGACTTACTTATTGTATTGCGATCGCGGTGTGATGAGTAAGCTACAGGCGCTTTATTTGCAAGAGCAGGGTTACAGTAATGTTAAGGTTTACCGACCTTAA
- a CDS encoding flagellar motor protein MotB — protein MAKKVKCDCPPPGAPLWLATFADLMSLLMCFFVLLLAFSEMDVMKFKQIAGSMKYAFGVQNKVEVKDIPKGTSVIALEFRPGRPESTPIEIINQQTNEMTEPMLEFQEGEDDSAGGVQQQRGEQRGGESSSTAQEQEDAQALAKSTSESKSEASKAEAAAQEEINQQVKKMAQELNKEIVDGAIEIESLGQQIIIRIREKGAFASGSGFLQPRFKPIVRRVGELLKDVPGIVTVSGHTDDWNISNELYSSNWDLSSKRAVAVAHEMIRVKGFDQQRLKVVGMASSAPLVENNSQANRARNRRVEIAIEQGKAKESDEIQVSK, from the coding sequence ATGGCAAAGAAAGTCAAATGTGACTGTCCGCCACCTGGGGCGCCGCTATGGTTGGCAACCTTTGCCGATTTGATGTCTTTGTTGATGTGCTTTTTTGTACTATTGCTCGCATTCTCAGAAATGGATGTGATGAAGTTTAAGCAAATTGCCGGCTCCATGAAATATGCTTTTGGGGTACAAAATAAGGTAGAAGTTAAAGATATTCCTAAAGGAACATCGGTCATTGCATTGGAGTTTAGGCCTGGGAGGCCTGAGTCTACCCCTATTGAAATCATCAATCAGCAAACCAATGAAATGACTGAGCCTATGCTAGAGTTTCAGGAAGGTGAAGATGACAGTGCAGGTGGCGTACAGCAGCAACGTGGTGAGCAGCGTGGCGGTGAGTCATCGTCGACAGCCCAAGAGCAAGAAGATGCGCAAGCGCTAGCCAAGTCAACTTCAGAGTCTAAAAGTGAAGCCTCTAAAGCAGAAGCTGCTGCACAGGAAGAAATTAATCAGCAAGTTAAGAAAATGGCGCAAGAGCTCAATAAAGAGATTGTTGATGGTGCGATTGAAATAGAATCTCTAGGTCAGCAGATTATTATTCGAATTCGAGAAAAAGGCGCCTTTGCATCGGGTTCTGGTTTTTTACAGCCACGCTTCAAGCCAATTGTTAGACGAGTCGGTGAGCTGCTAAAAGATGTTCCTGGTATTGTGACCGTATCGGGACACACCGATGATTGGAATATTTCTAATGAGCTTTATAGCTCAAACTGGGATCTGTCGAGCAAGCGGGCTGTAGCTGTTGCCCATGAAATGATAAGAGTGAAAGGGTTTGATCAGCAGCGGCTCAAGGTTGTGGGAATGGCTTCATCGGCGCCATTGGTCGAAAATAACTCTCAAGCAAATAGGGCGCGCAATCGCCGTGTTGAAATCGCTATCGAACAGGGCAAGGCAAAAGAATCTGACGAGATCCAAGTCTCAAAATAG
- the pomA gene encoding flagellar motor protein PomA, translating into MDLATLIGLIGAFAFVIMAMASGGGIGIFINVPSILIVMIGSLFVVMMKYNLKQFFGAAKIAAKAFIFKIDKPEDLIEQSITMADAARKGGFLALEEAEISNSFMQKAVDMLVDGHDGDVVRDALEKDIALTEQRHKTGVGIFKSIGDVAPAMGMIGTLIGLVGMLSNMDDPKSIGPAMAVALLTTLYGAVVANMVAIPIADKLSLRMGEEMLNRNLIMDAVLAIQDGQNPRVIEGFLKNYLSEKARTIDTLDGA; encoded by the coding sequence TTGGATTTAGCAACCCTAATAGGACTGATTGGTGCATTCGCGTTTGTTATCATGGCGATGGCAAGTGGCGGTGGGATAGGGATTTTCATTAACGTGCCCTCTATCTTGATTGTGATGATAGGTTCACTGTTTGTTGTGATGATGAAGTATAACCTCAAGCAATTTTTCGGCGCTGCTAAAATTGCCGCCAAAGCATTCATTTTTAAAATTGATAAACCTGAAGATCTAATTGAGCAGTCAATAACGATGGCTGATGCTGCTCGCAAAGGTGGCTTTTTGGCGTTAGAAGAGGCTGAAATTAGCAACAGCTTTATGCAAAAAGCGGTCGATATGCTGGTGGATGGCCATGATGGTGACGTGGTTCGCGACGCGTTAGAAAAAGATATTGCCTTGACCGAGCAGCGCCATAAAACTGGTGTGGGTATTTTTAAATCCATCGGTGATGTGGCGCCGGCGATGGGCATGATTGGTACGCTGATTGGTTTGGTGGGTATGTTATCAAATATGGATGATCCTAAATCCATTGGTCCAGCAATGGCGGTTGCTCTACTGACGACACTTTATGGCGCCGTAGTGGCTAACATGGTTGCGATACCGATAGCGGATAAATTGTCCTTAAGAATGGGCGAAGAGATGCTAAATCGAAATCTAATCATGGATGCAGTTCTGGCTATTCAAGATGGCCAAAACCCTCGTGTCATTGAGGGGTTCCTAAAAAATTATCTTTCTGAAAAAGCTCGCACAATAGATACCTTGGACGGGGCTTAG
- the xseB gene encoding exodeoxyribonuclease VII small subunit, which yields MAKKPENLSFEESLSELEKIVADLEHGDVSLDDALKQFERGIKLVRNSQGKLENAQQKVAVLMADEGVDTLKPYDVEGE from the coding sequence GTGGCAAAAAAACCAGAAAACCTCTCTTTTGAAGAATCACTTTCCGAACTAGAAAAAATAGTTGCTGACTTAGAGCACGGTGATGTCTCTCTCGATGACGCATTAAAGCAATTCGAGCGTGGAATTAAGCTTGTGCGTAATAGCCAAGGGAAACTAGAAAATGCCCAGCAAAAAGTCGCTGTGCTTATGGCTGATGAGGGTGTTGACACGCTTAAGCCTTACGACGTTGAGGGCGAGTAA
- the ispA gene encoding (2E,6E)-farnesyl diphosphate synthase, translating into MLAESLVTYQQRINQLLATRIDALDDIDPKLKAAMKHGALIGGKRIRPFLVYAIGEMLNVKLETLDSCAAAIECVHAYSLIHDDLPAMDDDALRRGQPTVHIAYDEATAILAGDALQALAFEIISEPIKNIAPSQNLAMVKALANASGYSGMCGGQAMDLSATDKQIELATLIQLHKLKTGALIRCAVEFAIIAAKINDDERQALVDFADAIGLAFQVQDDVLDIIASTEELGKPQGSDTDSNKSTYPKLLGLEGAQQTASSLIEDALSALAKLPYNSQLIAEFARYIIVRRV; encoded by the coding sequence TTGTTAGCAGAGTCACTTGTTACCTACCAACAACGTATAAACCAGCTTCTCGCGACGCGTATTGATGCGCTTGACGATATCGATCCTAAGCTAAAAGCTGCGATGAAACATGGTGCCCTAATTGGCGGCAAACGCATTCGACCATTCTTGGTTTATGCCATCGGCGAGATGCTAAACGTTAAACTCGAAACATTAGATTCTTGTGCCGCAGCAATTGAATGTGTTCATGCATACTCACTTATCCATGACGACCTTCCCGCCATGGATGACGACGCACTACGCCGCGGTCAGCCGACTGTACATATCGCTTATGATGAAGCAACAGCCATTCTTGCTGGCGATGCCTTGCAAGCTCTGGCATTTGAAATCATCAGTGAGCCAATTAAAAATATTGCCCCATCACAGAATTTAGCCATGGTTAAAGCCTTGGCAAATGCCTCTGGTTACAGTGGCATGTGCGGCGGTCAAGCGATGGACTTAAGTGCCACAGATAAACAGATAGAATTAGCCACCCTTATTCAACTGCATAAGCTCAAAACGGGTGCACTAATCCGCTGCGCAGTCGAGTTTGCTATTATTGCCGCAAAGATTAACGATGATGAACGACAAGCTTTAGTCGATTTTGCTGACGCCATAGGGCTGGCATTTCAGGTACAAGACGATGTTTTAGACATTATTGCCAGTACCGAAGAGCTTGGAAAACCTCAAGGTTCTGACACAGATTCAAATAAGAGCACTTATCCGAAGTTGCTTGGTTTAGAAGGCGCCCAACAAACTGCTTCAAGTTTGATTGAGGACGCACTATCAGCGCTGGCTAAATTACCATACAATAGCCAGTTAATTGCCGAATTCGCCCGTTATATCATTGTGCGAAGAGTATAA
- the dxs gene encoding 1-deoxy-D-xylulose-5-phosphate synthase, producing MSFDISQFPVLAQANTPDELRQLPQAVLPQLADELRGFLLKSVGKSSGHFASGLGTVELTVAIHYVYNTPFDRLIWDVGHQAYPHKILTGRRERMHTIRQKGGVHPFPWREESEYDTFSVGHSGTSVSAALAMAVAAEKEQAGRKVVSVIGDGAMTGGMVFEAMNHAGDLHNDMLVILNDNEMSISENVGALNNHLAQLMSGRFYTTIRENSKKVLKGMPVIKEMAKRTEEHLKGMVVPGTMFEELGFNYIGPIDGHDVDALVETLRNMRNLSGPQILHIMTKKGRGYEPAEKDPIGWHAVPKFDPSTFEKPASKPSDPTFSQVFGKWLCDVAEKDEKLLAITPAMREGSGMVEFSQRFPKQYFDAAIAEQHAVTLGAGFACEGYTPVVAIYSTFLQRGYDQLIHDVALQKLPVVFAIDRGGIVGADGPTHQGAFDLSFMRTVPNMVIMAPSDENECRQMLYTGYCYKAGPTAVRYPRGSATGAKQVETMTALPIGKGLIKRQGQKIAILNFGTTLANSLVAAEAFDATVADMRFVKPLDVDLIKELAETHDVLVTVEENAIMGGAGSGVLELLQTLKLPKPVLQIGLPDEFIKHGAPDEIISELRLDAAGIEKQIADYLA from the coding sequence ATGAGTTTTGATATTTCTCAATTTCCTGTGCTAGCACAGGCAAATACCCCTGATGAGCTGAGACAGCTCCCTCAAGCCGTTCTGCCACAATTGGCTGACGAACTGAGAGGTTTCCTTTTGAAGTCAGTGGGTAAATCAAGTGGCCATTTTGCATCAGGCCTTGGCACTGTCGAACTGACAGTGGCGATCCACTATGTCTATAATACGCCGTTTGATCGACTAATTTGGGATGTTGGCCACCAGGCCTACCCTCATAAAATCCTTACTGGTCGTCGCGAAAGAATGCACACTATTCGCCAAAAAGGGGGGGTTCATCCTTTCCCTTGGCGCGAAGAGAGTGAATACGACACCTTTAGTGTTGGCCACTCAGGAACTTCCGTGAGCGCTGCACTAGCAATGGCTGTTGCTGCTGAAAAAGAGCAAGCGGGTCGTAAAGTTGTCTCCGTTATTGGCGATGGCGCTATGACTGGCGGCATGGTGTTTGAAGCCATGAATCACGCTGGTGATCTACACAACGACATGCTGGTGATCCTAAACGACAATGAGATGTCTATCTCTGAAAACGTTGGTGCTCTCAACAACCATCTTGCTCAGCTTATGTCAGGACGTTTCTACACCACTATCCGTGAAAACAGCAAAAAGGTGCTTAAAGGCATGCCTGTTATCAAAGAGATGGCGAAGCGCACCGAAGAGCACCTTAAAGGCATGGTTGTTCCTGGCACTATGTTTGAAGAGCTCGGCTTTAATTATATTGGCCCTATTGATGGCCATGACGTTGACGCCTTAGTTGAGACCTTACGCAATATGCGTAACCTCAGCGGCCCCCAGATTTTGCATATCATGACCAAAAAAGGTCGTGGTTATGAGCCTGCTGAAAAAGATCCAATCGGCTGGCATGCAGTGCCTAAGTTTGACCCCTCAACCTTTGAAAAGCCGGCTAGCAAACCAAGCGACCCAACCTTCTCGCAAGTGTTCGGTAAGTGGCTTTGTGATGTGGCTGAGAAAGATGAAAAGCTATTAGCTATCACCCCAGCAATGCGCGAAGGCTCTGGTATGGTTGAGTTTTCTCAGCGCTTCCCTAAGCAATATTTCGATGCCGCAATTGCCGAGCAGCATGCGGTCACCTTAGGTGCAGGTTTTGCCTGTGAAGGCTATACACCTGTAGTTGCAATCTACTCGACTTTCTTACAGCGTGGTTACGATCAGCTGATCCACGATGTGGCGCTGCAGAAACTACCTGTGGTGTTTGCTATCGATCGTGGTGGTATTGTTGGCGCAGATGGTCCAACTCACCAAGGTGCGTTTGACTTAAGTTTTATGCGTACCGTGCCTAATATGGTCATCATGGCACCATCTGATGAAAACGAGTGTCGGCAGATGCTTTACACTGGCTATTGCTATAAAGCGGGGCCAACGGCAGTGCGTTATCCTCGTGGCAGTGCTACAGGTGCTAAGCAAGTCGAAACCATGACGGCTCTGCCAATTGGTAAAGGCTTGATTAAGCGCCAAGGACAAAAAATAGCCATCCTTAACTTTGGTACTACACTGGCAAATAGTTTAGTTGCTGCAGAAGCATTCGATGCCACCGTTGCCGACATGCGTTTTGTTAAACCGCTTGATGTCGACTTGATTAAAGAGTTGGCTGAAACCCATGATGTGCTGGTAACCGTTGAAGAAAATGCCATTATGGGCGGCGCTGGCTCAGGGGTACTTGAGCTACTGCAAACACTTAAGTTGCCAAAACCTGTGCTGCAAATCGGCTTGCCAGATGAGTTTATCAAACATGGCGCACCTGATGAAATTATCAGTGAACTTAGGCTTGATGCCGCAGGTATCGAAAAGCAGATTGCTGACTACTTAGCGTAA
- the grpE gene encoding nucleotide exchange factor GrpE, which yields MSNETNKAQDNQIDEQVESIVEGELLTEGSDEASLMDELTQANFRVEELEKALQEAQSTVDSQKDSVIRAAAEVDNIRRRAAIDVEKARKFALEKFANELLPVLDNMERALQGTDAEAEATKAIYEGVELTAKSFVSAVEKFGLTQVDPQGEAFNPELHQAIGMQPSTDFAANTVMMVMQKGYTLNERLLRPAMVMVSQG from the coding sequence ATGAGCAACGAAACAAATAAAGCACAAGATAACCAAATTGATGAGCAAGTTGAATCGATTGTAGAAGGTGAGCTACTGACAGAAGGTAGTGATGAAGCCTCTTTAATGGATGAACTGACTCAAGCGAACTTTCGTGTTGAAGAGCTAGAGAAGGCTTTGCAAGAAGCGCAATCAACTGTGGATTCACAAAAAGACTCAGTGATCCGAGCGGCTGCTGAAGTGGACAACATTCGCCGCCGTGCAGCGATTGATGTCGAGAAAGCGCGTAAGTTTGCGCTTGAGAAGTTTGCCAACGAACTGCTACCTGTACTCGATAACATGGAGCGAGCGCTTCAGGGAACCGATGCAGAAGCTGAAGCGACTAAAGCGATTTATGAAGGCGTTGAGCTAACCGCTAAGAGTTTTGTTAGCGCAGTAGAGAAGTTTGGTTTAACGCAAGTTGACCCTCAAGGTGAAGCGTTTAACCCTGAGCTGCATCAAGCAATCGGTATGCAGCCAAGCACTGATTTTGCAGCCAATACTGTGATGATGGTGATGCAGAAAGGCTACACCCTTAACGAGCGTTTACTGCGCCCTGCAATGGTGATGGTGTCACAAGGCTAG